A single region of the Actinomycetes bacterium genome encodes:
- a CDS encoding DUF433 domain-containing protein — protein sequence MATTDDLRFDVPLYTLEEAASFLGVPRSTFVTWAHGYVRRSLGQQEVRAAPLITTLPAPAGLPKIPFVGLAEGMVAAAFRKAGVSMQHIRRSLQVLQQELGVEHALASGRLYTDGSSILYDYASKHGDEEILTVVLTGQRVFSDVIRDYLQRITYAQDNWAERMVLPITRRHVVEVDPSRAFGQPVFVRGGARMEDVLDRFRAGEPLASVARDFDLDHQDVEDVIRAALPPAA from the coding sequence GTGGCGACCACGGATGACCTGCGCTTCGACGTGCCGCTCTACACCCTCGAGGAGGCGGCAAGCTTCCTGGGTGTCCCCCGCTCGACCTTCGTCACCTGGGCACACGGCTACGTCCGCCGCTCCCTGGGGCAGCAAGAGGTCCGCGCCGCCCCACTCATCACCACTCTGCCCGCGCCGGCGGGGCTCCCCAAGATCCCGTTCGTCGGGCTGGCGGAGGGGATGGTCGCCGCCGCCTTCCGCAAGGCCGGCGTGTCCATGCAGCACATCCGCCGATCGCTCCAAGTCCTGCAGCAGGAGCTCGGCGTCGAGCACGCCCTGGCCTCGGGCCGGCTGTACACCGACGGGTCGTCCATCCTGTACGACTACGCCAGCAAGCATGGCGACGAGGAGATCCTCACGGTGGTCCTGACCGGCCAGCGGGTCTTCTCCGACGTGATCCGTGATTACCTCCAGCGGATCACCTACGCCCAGGACAACTGGGCAGAACGGATGGTGCTGCCGATCACCCGCCGGCACGTCGTCGAGGTCGACCCCAGCCGCGCCTTTGGCCAGCCTGTCTTCGTCCGCGGCGGCGCGCGCATGGAGGACGTGCTTGACCGCTTCCGGGCGGGTGAGCCGCTTGCGTCGGTCGCTCGGGACTTCGATCTGGACCATCAGGACGTGGAAGACGTGATCCGTGCCGCGCTCCCGCCCGCCGCGTGA